Proteins from a genomic interval of Orbaceae bacterium lpD02:
- the ubiD gene encoding 4-hydroxy-3-polyprenylbenzoate decarboxylase: MKYNDLRDFIAQLEKQGELKRISYPVDPHLEITEIADRVLRREGPALLFENPIGYDMPVLCNLFGTPKRVAMAMGQDNVSALRDVGHLLAFLREPDPPKGIRGFFSELPKYKQVLNMPVKLRSSAPCQDLVLKGDDVDLMQIPIMHCWPDDVAPLVTWGLTVTKGPYKERQNLGVYRLQRLAKNKLIMRWLSHRGGALDFQEWTKENPGEKFSVVVVLGADPSTILGAVTPVPDTLSEYAFAGLLRGHRTEVVKALSCDLQIPASAEIVLEGYIDPNETALEGPYGDHTGYYNEVERFPVFTITHITRRKDAIYHSTYTGRPPDEPSVMGLALNEVFIPILQKQFPEIIDFYLPPEGCSYRIAVVTIKKQYAGHAKRIMMGVWSYLRQFMYTKFVIICDDDVNARDWKDVMWAISTRMDPKRDITFVENTPIDYLDFASPISGLGSKIGLDATNKWPGETTREWGTIIKKDAKVVAHIDEIWDELGI; encoded by the coding sequence GTGAAATATAACGATCTAAGAGATTTTATTGCACAATTAGAAAAGCAAGGGGAGTTAAAGCGAATTAGCTACCCAGTGGATCCCCATTTAGAAATAACAGAGATCGCCGATCGAGTATTGCGTCGAGAAGGGCCTGCATTATTATTTGAAAATCCAATTGGTTACGATATGCCCGTTTTGTGCAATTTATTTGGTACGCCCAAGCGAGTTGCGATGGCAATGGGGCAAGACAATGTATCCGCCCTACGAGACGTTGGGCATTTGCTAGCATTTTTGCGTGAGCCCGATCCACCAAAAGGTATTCGAGGTTTTTTTTCTGAACTACCAAAATATAAACAAGTATTAAATATGCCTGTTAAGTTGCGTTCTTCTGCGCCATGTCAAGATTTAGTGCTTAAGGGGGATGACGTTGATTTGATGCAAATTCCCATTATGCATTGTTGGCCAGATGATGTTGCACCACTTGTAACCTGGGGGTTGACAGTTACTAAGGGGCCTTACAAAGAAAGGCAGAACCTTGGCGTCTATCGCTTGCAACGACTCGCTAAAAATAAATTGATTATGCGCTGGCTATCCCACCGAGGAGGAGCCCTTGACTTTCAAGAATGGACAAAGGAAAACCCTGGCGAAAAATTTTCCGTTGTCGTGGTGCTAGGGGCCGATCCCTCAACAATTTTAGGTGCAGTCACGCCAGTACCTGATACATTATCTGAATATGCATTTGCGGGTCTATTGCGTGGTCATCGAACCGAAGTAGTCAAAGCACTTTCATGTGATCTTCAAATACCTGCTAGTGCCGAAATTGTGTTAGAAGGGTACATTGATCCTAATGAAACTGCGTTAGAAGGCCCATATGGTGATCACACCGGCTATTATAATGAAGTTGAACGTTTTCCTGTTTTTACCATTACACATATAACACGACGTAAAGATGCTATTTATCATTCTACTTATACTGGGCGTCCACCAGATGAGCCTTCGGTAATGGGGTTAGCACTTAATGAAGTCTTTATTCCAATTTTACAGAAACAGTTTCCTGAAATTATTGATTTTTATTTGCCACCAGAAGGGTGCTCGTATCGAATCGCAGTTGTTACGATTAAAAAGCAGTATGCTGGGCATGCAAAGCGTATCATGATGGGCGTATGGTCCTACTTGCGCCAATTTATGTATACTAAGTTTGTCATTATTTGTGATGATGATGTTAACGCTCGAGATTGGAAAGATGTTATGTGGGCGATTTCAACGAGAATGGATCCTAAGCGTGATATTACTTTTGTTGAGAATACACCGATTGACTATTTAGACTTTGCTTCGCCTATTTCAGGGCTTGGATCTAAAATAGGTTTAGACGCCACCAATAAATGGCCAGGGGAAACAACTCGAGAGTGGGGGACTATTATTAAAAAAGATGCTAAAGTTGTTGCCCATATTGATGAAATTTGGGATGAATTAGGTATTTAG